The DNA region acataattatattttgaagaaaaaaattagcgtgtatatatatatatatatataatatatataagcATTAATCTTTTTCGCTATTTTAACTTTtaatacaataaattttttattgatttttaatttattctgaAAACTATTattgacataaaaaaaattattgtgcgAGTACTTACTTATACATAGTTTTCTTTTGCTATTATTTTATTACTGCATAATAAGTTATATAAAAAGATAACACTGTGTGCCCTGAGTACTTGACATCACCATAGATTTCATGCATGCATACATTTGTTTGTTTTCAGTGTCCACATGGACCTTATTTGTTGTGTTTAAGGTTCTCTTTCTAAACAACGAACTGTTTACTGCATCTTTGTATTGTCAGAGTTGTCATATTAATggagttaaaaaaaatatatagaatAAATTGTGCAAAAATTCCcagtaaaaaaattatattggtaaatttaattattagtaaAGATTGAAACAATCAAATTTAACTCTTGACTCCACTTAAATGGATAGAAATACTAATTTTagtttgataaaattatttaaacggTGAAATTTGTCGAATCAAAGCAATTGGAAATAATGTTGTTTTGATAAAGGCACACCATTGAAATCCATATCAAACTATAAGTATCGGTGTGTGAGTTAGTGGAGCATGTGAACATTTGTTGATGGTCGGGTTTGATTCTCCATATCAACACCTTATTGTTCAAGCTTGTCACATATGTTGGTCTCAGATTATACATCTTGAGAtacaaatatgaaaataaagtataaaattgAACACCAAGATTTAAGTGAAAatcactaaaaattattatggtgAAACCAGAGACAAGATAAAAAttattccactataatattgtATGATGTACAACTACTCAATATgtcttcaaaaaaatatatactttTTTAATACAAGAAAACAATCACTTCACAAATATAACTTACCTATTTTATCAGGTGAGGGAACTTAGGCAAATTTTGTATGTAATTTTGCGGGTCGGGATGGGACGGCCCACCATTTTGATGGGTTAGGAAATTATGAGCCCAAACTGCCTATTCTATATGACGAGATGCCTGGCTCATTTTGACATTTTTATTTACAACAGTTGATTTGTAAGTATTTTTACGCTCATTTGAGATtaataaaatgaaatttaaGATTGATGTGTTATTTGACTCGCCATTTTTATGTTGTGTGCACTTTACGTTatgaataaaatcattttaaaattatatatatagtgGAATTTCAGTAGTAgaatttgaacataaataaattgagtacaaattttaattttatactgGTACTATTTCAACAAGTTGAAGAGAAAAAAGATTCATCATTTCACCTTATACAAGCAGGACACGAGAAAGGGTGTCATCCCTTGAACCTTGTTCAAATTTCATGTCTATATATTACATTGGTTCACTCAAAATTCACTAAGCTCGCCACTTTTGTCAGATTATTGGACTTTCCTTCCTAAAAATTCATACAAAATCCAGAAGCCATTATCACAAACCATGCAATTACAACTTTTAAGTATCAAACCCCCTTCGATCTTTCACTGATTTATCCCAGGAGCTTACTAATATCGTTTGAGTAAAATTCTGGTTTGCACTAAACACCAAGTTTTGAGCAAGGTCTTGTGCTTCCTCCAACCATCAAAGTACTTTCCAATCACCTTTTTATAGCTAGGCCTCTTCTGCATCACATCCCAATATTCGCATAAATTGGGCCTGCTATTTATGTATTTTTCTTCCAAATTCATCAGAACCAATCGACTGAGGATAGGAATAAACGCAACATCTGCCAATGTAAACTCTTCTCCAACCAGATACGCCGTTTCATTAAGTTTGAGCTCTGCTTCATCAAGAATTCTTTCAAGATGTTCTTCACTTGATCTCACTACTTCCGACTCTTTCAGTTTATCTTCCGTTCTGTATTCCTCTTTAAGCTTACGATGATATGCACTGGCTAATTCAGGGCACTCGGCCATCCTAGCTATGATCACGCTCCTCAGGAATCTCGAAACAGGGAGGCGATGCTTTGGGGGAAGGTGGGAGAGGGTGAAGAACTTGGGATTCCACTCTTGTAATTTATGAATCCAATCAACAACTTCTCTGCTGCTAAGAGTTGTGTCATCACCACCAGAAGAGACCATTGCTATTTTTTCGATATACCTGTAAAAAAatggggaaaaaaaaaagaaacggATAAAATGAATTTGCACCGTAAAGGGTTGATCAAGAAACTAAAGGACGAAGGTAGATGAGACATACAGGATGATCTCTACAGTATTGTACAAAATGTGTGAACCATTTTGGAAGACTGGAAGTTTGCCACTTGGGTTCATCCTGAAAAAACCGGAATCAAAATTCTTGCCCGTGATGGGATTAACATGGGACGATGTGTAGTCAATAATCTTCTCTTCTAACGCAAGCCTGACTCTTTGGCTGTTCAATGAATAAGGATGATGATACAGCTGCATGATGTGATAAATTACACTTTGTGCACTCTATTATTCAGTATTCGTGGAATGGTTCACGAAAAAGACTCGCCTCAATTTGAGATGAAGCACCTGCACTCAGTAATGGCAAGTCATTTGTGTAAAACTGCACAAGATAAAAGGCTCAAATCAATTCTTCTTTCTCATGTTAGCTACAAAGCATTATTTCTCATGGAATCTTCAACCATGGAGTGAAACTGTTCACAAATCATTATGAATCAACTTCGTATTTATCTTGGTCCTACATGAAAAGGCCGCAATAGTTCTATTTTCTAGAATTTATGGCCACATATCCTTGTTATATCAACTGGAAATTAAAGCTACAGTTAAGGTATGCAGTAAGCTTGCTGGCCGACTCAGCACACAAAGGCAAAACTAGTGTGGAAGCAGAAGGTAACATATGTTCATATGAGGCAGATCAGTACAGTGAAATAGGTCGCTGAACATATTCACAAAAACACACACGTAgggactcatttattgtattaaAGATGAAGAAATTACAGTACCTAACTGGAAAGGAAAATGAAAAGAAAGAGAAACAACTTTTCTCGGCCCCAAAGGAAGTTATTTCCGTCTGTTCATAATGCATTTGGTTATACATAATCATCCAGATGTTTAGGATACTTCTATTACGTTCACAGGCACAAAGCCTGCTACCGCTACGTCAATACTCCTTAACGCTAGATGACCGACGTGCCATAGGTACGTAGCCTACTAAAATAAATGAGTTTTGCCACACCCAAGTCGCTCTTTCTGAGATTCTGGTCCTCCAGTTAGAGCAAAACGCATCTCCGTAACACCAATCAGTTGCatcataataatgcataaccACATCAACCAAGTAACGACTTTGAAAGGAATAGGTAGCAAAACCAGACTCTATCTAAATTCTCGGTTCACTCATATATTCCTATTTAACAAGCATAATaggataatgaaaataaatataaaaagcaTAACTAATGTACTGAACAAGTCGCATCTTTAATTCGAAGCCCCCAAAACTGACGACAAATACACAAACAACAAACTATATTGCTTAACAAACCACTTAATTCACTACCAAGACAGAGGTCAGCGGTCAGCCAGGTTTCGAGTATATCCAAAGagataaaaataaatgaaatgaaaGTTTCGCGGTTCAGTTAAATTATATTAGTAAGTCAAGTATAATCCACACGATTcgtaacaaaatataaacacaaCAGTAACTAACTGAAACTCACCAAAAAAACAAGATAGCTAAAAATCACACTCTGCAAGATTCcagagaaaaagataaaaacttTGGGACAACACGAAAACTGGGATACGGATGGCCTCCAGGAAAAAAGACCCTCTTCAGAAAATTATAGGTTTATTTTGTAGATATTTGAGGTGCAAACGAAATCGGAATTAAAAAGATAGTGTTTTTACATGAACACTTGATCAATCAAAAAGCTGAAGGACTTTGCAACACGCTTAAAgggatataaaaaaaattaaaaaaagaattGGAAAAATTATGACAACGCAGGGCGACAGTGTCTTGTGAAGAGGAAAGGTACGAGAAGTAAACTGTTACTCTTTGATTGATTCTTTATTTCTTGAACCAATAAttttcttaataaaaaaaacaataatttcccaccaattttatattgaagttgAAACTTTTTTTAAGGAAATTAATCAATAAAGTTGCTTGTTATTGCATTCCCCTATAggacaataataattttaaaaaagcaataaaaattgaaatcggGTTTAAAATATTGTAACAAGAGAACATTTGTTTATTATTATCACAAGAACTTTTATAAGATGGATCAgttcataaaaaattaaatatttaatattaaaaatatttttttctttataaataTGAACGGTTGAACTGTCTCACCGAGATCGTCTCAACTCCAGTAGAATTTGCCTGCTTAATGTTAGCATTATAAGTAGCAAACCAGTAACGAACCAATTAAAAGTTGCTACATTTTGTGCACGTTCTAGTTTCTACATCCATTATTACTCGCCAATGCAGGGGTTGGGGTGTTGGTTTGGGCGATACGTGAtttgaaatataataatttaaaactaGTACATCGATACATACAATacgtatttgtataatttttcttAACTAATTTGATTGtttgtgtatttttttaaattaatttgattATACTCAAATATGAATAACATTATAATTGTAAAAATTAATGAGACATACGATAATttagaataataaaataaaataattaaaattaatgagaTCATACTACAATTAATGAGATCATACTacaatttgaaattataaaaaatttagataagaacatattataatttaaaataataaaatgaaaaaaaaaaactagaacAAAACATCAGATTTGTCCTATTATCGATATTCTTAATAATAGCATTAGATCAGATGAgatcttttaaaataattcatcaacTGATTAAATTTGTGCGGCGTACATCTCTCTCTCTTTTATAAAGAGAATGACAAACATGATTCCTCATCCACAAGTCACTGGTGCACATAAGAGCCCATTTGCCTCCGAACCAACATTTCAACTATACTCTACATATAATAACAAGAAGCCATGGCTGCAGCTTCAATAAACATGGTTTCCACAGGCTTCTCCATGCTTGGATGGAGTAATGGCCAAAAATACCTCAGGAAAAGAAGCTTGTTTTCAATCTCAGCTCAACAAGTAGAAGtacaagaagaagaagaaaaagaaaaggatcGCATGAACCAGAAACAACAGGCAGAAACAATGAAGCCACTGAGGCCGGTAGAGCGGCAATTGAATGTGAAGAGTAAGAACATGGAGAGGGAATATGGAGGGCAGTGGCTGAGCAGCACCACACGGCATGTTAGGATATATGCAGCCTATATTGATCCCGAAACGTGGGCATTCGATCAAACGCAGATCGATAAGCTTACCCTTCTTCTTGATCCAACTGATGAGTTTGTGTGGACGGATGAGACTTGTAACAAAGTTTATTCTTATTTCCAGGAGCTTATCGATCATTATGAGGTAACTCAATCCTTCTCCGTGTTTCTTTTTTTAGCCCTCAGCAATCGGTTTCCAAATAACTGAAAGCTCAAGATAAAGGAAGAAAACATGGGTGTTCTAACACAAATTGGATACAGAAACACTACATAATGCAAATACCTATTGTTAACATAGTAATGCTACAATGCAACAGGGAGCTCCATTGACAGAATACACACTACGCCTGATTGGTTCGGACATTGAGCACTACATCAGAAAAATGCTTTATAAAGGAGAAATTCAATACAACATGGATGCCAAGGTCTTGAATTTCAGTATGGGAAAACCACGGGTGGGATTCAATTACGATGGACAGCTTCAAGATGTGTAACAGTGGAAGTTTAGTACATAAAGATTCAAAGATAGAGAAATTTATATGCCACGAAAAAAGGAAATCATATCATCCAATATTTATACACTAGCGTTTTTTTTTCCAGCATTTTGTTCCTCAAAAGTAAACTTCTAAAGCTAACCAGAGCCCGCAAATTCTAATAGTTGAACTAGTAGCATGTCACGATGGATAACCTTGATTTCAAAATCTTGAGCCACAAACATCCCATgttttaaattttccttctcctTTTTGGGGAAAATCCAGGATGGCGAACTTCTGGACTTATAGCCAGGCATTCTGCATCCATCCAAGGTTCAAATGATCCTTCCTGCAGAAATTTCTGGTTTCACAAGGGCAACAAAATTTTTATCAAGAGACAGAACCTTGTAACAGATAATTAAAACATCCATAGGTCCAGTGCATGCTTGATTCTAGAATATTTTCATAAGATATTCCGCAAGTCACGCTCATAAATTCTTTCACCGTCTAGCCATGAATTTGAGATGCCATCTTGATTAACGATGTATATCCTTTCactttatttatattaatcCTTTTGTTTAACAATTAGGTTTTCTTAAAAATTGTTAAGCTGGTGAAAACAAATATCCAAAACAAGACGAGTTAAAAAGAAAAGAGGCAAGTAGATTATCGAGGTACCGGAGTGTCGGTTTCTGTAAGCCATTTTGACTTTAATACATTGTTCAAGAAAGGGTACGTGGCTTTTGACTTTTGACAAGGGCGGACTAGCTGTGGCGGAGGAATGGACAAGGCAAAAGAGGGGCATTGAAATGCAATTGGCAGGGTTTTTGAGTTGAGTAGCTGAATCAGAGGAATCATAGAATTCAAGATTAGGAAAAAGAAACTAAGGGATTGCAAGATGAAATTAAGTACCAGAATAGTTCATCGCACCTAAATGAGTATGTCAATAGATTTGGTTAACAATAAAGGAAATTgacacataataaacatcagCATTTTCAAAaccaaaaaaacattttttatcacaaaaattctattttattttgatatgcACGAGGTTTTGTTTCAAAGTTTTGACTTTTGAGTCACCTACTTACCAAACTGAGTTCAACCCAAAACTTCCATAAACACACCTCGACCTCCGGGTTCCAACATTGGAAAAAAGAGAACATAAACTACAGATGCCCACATGCTTCTTTTCAACCAAAAACCTCTGCATCTTATTTTGCATTATAATAGATAGGTGGACCAAAGAGAGaatttgatttacttgattttattcacCAACCACGGAAATAATTGCATTTTGTTAAAAAAACCATGTGACACGGTAGAAATAAACTCTGACAACAGCAACCATAGACAAATCTTGAAAACCATCAGATGGAACAAGACTCTGACCTGAAGCCAGAAGAAGAACCCACGTATGAGGTTCAAACATTTTGGTCCATCATCTTGGAATTTTAAGAGCTGTTTTCGCAGACCTGTAttcaataaatgtttcaattttaaGAGGCAATTTTTCCAAGAAGAACATAAGCCAATAGTGAATAAATTCATAAACAGATGGAAACAATCAAATAAAAACAACTTGAAATTGAAGCCAGCAATTTGGATCACAAACCACAAAAAGTCAATGAAATCAGCAGGACGAGATGTCTGGTGGCCACCGTAATTCACAGAATAATGATTTTATTGTGGTGTTAAACTTAATTTTTGCGGCAGTTAATAAAACTGTTAATAACTCTAACAGACATGAAGTACTACTTAATCATTTAACATGAATTGGAATGTGAATAATCTGAGattatatcaaattcttgttTCATTTTTTTGATCTTTTCATTCTGCTTTTTCAATTTGAGAACATAGTGAAACAAGAACCTTTTCTAACTTCATCTATTGTATCAGCAGGGATGTAAACAAACCATGCCGCTCGCGAGCTACTCGGAGCTCGGCTCGGTAAAAAGATCATTCAAAATTGTTCGTTAAGTTTTTCGAGCTCGGCTTGAGCTCGAACTCGAATAGTTTTATCGAACCGAGCCCGAGCTTATGGATATTTAGCTCCCGAGCTCGAACTCTGCTCATTTGCGGGGCTAGATTGTTGGGCTTTGAGTGTACAATTGTCCCACATTGGTTAAGTTAGTGAAATGGAGGATGgttgaaaattatataaagAGAAGCATATAACTCACATTCTTATATTTTAGACGGCATTTTGTCTAAGAAAATTCCACGAGCTTGAGTCAAAAttgttaaacatgataaacgagctGAACTCGAGCCTATATTTACTTTAAAAGAGCCGAACAGCCGAACTCGAGCCTGCTACTGT from Primulina tabacum isolate GXHZ01 chromosome 14, ASM2559414v2, whole genome shotgun sequence includes:
- the LOC142524643 gene encoding glutathione S-transferase TCHQD-like isoform X1, whose product is MQLYHHPYSLNSQRVRLALEEKIIDYTSSHVNPITGKNFDSGFFRMNPSGKLPVFQNGSHILYNTVEIILYIEKIAMVSSGGDDTTLSSREVVDWIHKLQEWNPKFFTLSHLPPKHRLPVSRFLRSVIIARMAECPELASAYHRKLKEEYRTEDKLKESEVVRSSEEHLERILDEAELKLNETAYLVGEEFTLADVAFIPILSRLVLMNLEEKYINSRPNLCEYWDVMQKRPSYKKVIGKYFDGWRKHKTLLKTWCLVQTRILLKRY
- the LOC142524206 gene encoding NAD(P)H-quinone oxidoreductase subunit M, chloroplastic, whose translation is MAAASINMVSTGFSMLGWSNGQKYLRKRSLFSISAQQVEVQEEEEKEKDRMNQKQQAETMKPLRPVERQLNVKSKNMEREYGGQWLSSTTRHVRIYAAYIDPETWAFDQTQIDKLTLLLDPTDEFVWTDETCNKVYSYFQELIDHYEGAPLTEYTLRLIGSDIEHYIRKMLYKGEIQYNMDAKVLNFSMGKPRVGFNYDGQLQDV
- the LOC142524643 gene encoding glutathione S-transferase TCHQD-like isoform X2; this translates as MNPSGKLPVFQNGSHILYNTVEIILYIEKIAMVSSGGDDTTLSSREVVDWIHKLQEWNPKFFTLSHLPPKHRLPVSRFLRSVIIARMAECPELASAYHRKLKEEYRTEDKLKESEVVRSSEEHLERILDEAELKLNETAYLVGEEFTLADVAFIPILSRLVLMNLEEKYINSRPNLCEYWDVMQKRPSYKKVIGKYFDGWRKHKTLLKTWCLVQTRILLKRY